A stretch of the Clostridium fungisolvens genome encodes the following:
- a CDS encoding LysR family transcriptional regulator, with protein sequence MEIRQLKFFIKVAENKNFTLAAEELCISQSSLSKHIKTLENQLGVKLFDRSKRRVKLTEAGIELLDYANIMINTYNEMHIAMNEYKGSNRKTLTIGTIPVMTQYGIPSLVASFTKKNTDIDIAIIEGTGPEVLSSLNNSEIDLALIRTVSLSGDSYKINPLIDDDLVMIVSKNHQFAKKSSVDLGKASKENFIFLDSGAGIYDISLKACRESGFEPKVIYNYSRIETIIGIVAEGIGISLLMRKVVEFFNNKDVVMIELDKKITSTLALVAQTQKKPTEAMNKFYSYTDEWLKENKV encoded by the coding sequence ATGGAAATTCGTCAATTGAAGTTTTTTATAAAAGTAGCAGAGAATAAAAACTTTACTCTAGCAGCAGAAGAACTTTGTATATCTCAATCCTCCTTATCAAAACACATTAAGACCTTGGAAAATCAATTAGGGGTAAAGCTTTTTGATAGGAGCAAGAGAAGAGTAAAGCTTACTGAAGCAGGTATAGAACTTTTAGATTATGCTAATATAATGATAAATACATATAATGAAATGCATATAGCAATGAATGAATATAAAGGAAGTAATAGAAAAACTTTGACAATAGGTACGATTCCTGTTATGACGCAATATGGAATCCCATCACTAGTTGCAAGCTTTACTAAGAAAAATACAGATATAGATATCGCTATTATCGAGGGAACTGGTCCAGAGGTTTTATCATCTCTTAATAATTCAGAAATAGATTTGGCCTTGATTCGTACGGTTTCATTATCAGGAGATAGTTATAAAATAAACCCGTTGATAGATGATGATTTAGTAATGATTGTTTCAAAGAATCACCAGTTCGCAAAAAAATCTTCTGTGGATTTAGGTAAGGCTTCTAAAGAGAATTTTATATTTTTAGATTCTGGGGCAGGAATATATGATATTAGCTTAAAAGCCTGCAGAGAATCAGGATTTGAACCCAAAGTTATATATAACTATAGCAGAATAGAAACCATCATTGGAATTGTAGCTGAGGGGATAGGGATATCATTATTAATGAGAAAAGTTGTAGAGTTTTTCAATAATAAGGATGTAGTAATGATAGAGTTAGACAAGAAGATTACTAGCACTTTAGCTTTGGTTGCTCAAACACAGAAAAAGCCAACTGAAGCTATGAATAAGTTCTACTCCTATACAGATGAGTGGCTTAAAGAGAACAAAGTGTAG
- a CDS encoding TIGR00266 family protein: protein MYSHEIDYKIYGDDMQFVEIELDPNETVFAEAGAMMMMDQTMKMETIFGDGTNAGSGFMGKLFSAGKRVVTGESLFMTAFTNTGYGKAQVSFAAPYPGKIIPMDLSKLGGKLICQKDAFLCAAKGVSIGIDFRRKLSVGFFGGEGFILEKLEGDGLAFVHAGGTITRKDLMPGQTLKIDTGCLVAMTRDVHYDIEFVGGIKNTLFGGEGLFLATLTGPGSVWVQSLPFSRLASRVFAASGMHGGGRKDEGSILGTLGNFLDGDGF from the coding sequence TTGTATTCACATGAAATAGACTACAAGATCTATGGAGATGATATGCAGTTCGTAGAAATAGAATTAGATCCAAATGAAACTGTATTTGCAGAAGCAGGTGCAATGATGATGATGGACCAAACTATGAAGATGGAAACAATCTTTGGTGACGGAACAAATGCTGGAAGTGGATTTATGGGCAAGTTGTTTTCAGCAGGAAAAAGAGTTGTTACTGGTGAAAGTTTATTTATGACTGCATTCACTAACACAGGTTATGGAAAGGCGCAAGTTTCCTTTGCAGCTCCTTATCCTGGTAAGATAATACCTATGGATTTATCAAAACTAGGTGGAAAGCTTATCTGCCAAAAAGATGCTTTCTTATGCGCAGCCAAAGGAGTATCTATTGGAATTGACTTTAGAAGAAAATTAAGTGTAGGCTTCTTTGGTGGAGAAGGATTCATACTTGAAAAGCTTGAAGGAGATGGATTGGCTTTCGTTCATGCTGGTGGAACGATAACAAGGAAAGATCTTATGCCAGGTCAAACCTTAAAGATAGATACTGGATGTCTTGTAGCAATGACGAGAGATGTTCACTATGATATCGAATTTGTAGGAGGAATAAAGAACACTTTATTTGGTGGAGAAGGATTGTTCCTAGCTACTTTAACAGGACCAGGTTCTGTATGGGTTCAAAGCTTACCTTTCTCAAGATTAGCTTCTAGAGTATTTGCGGCTTCAGGTATGCATGGTGGCGGAAGAAAAGATGAAGGAAGTATATTAGGTACATTAGGTAACTTTTTAGATGGTGATGGTTTCTAA
- a CDS encoding Nif3-like dinuclear metal center hexameric protein: MKVFEISKIVEEIAPKALKEDFDNVGLMVGDNNAEVSTILVALDCTLSVIEEAKEIGAQMILTHHPILFLKPKTITKDTLLGKKLIELIKNDINVYSAHTNLDSAKEGMNDTIVKMLGFNSDKILEVSNNSKNGDAGIGRLVSLDTPMELSELVDTIKKKLSIQNLRFSGDLNKKVKKIAIINGSGQDFFAISKRYGADCIITGDTTYHYVSDYTEEGISILDIGHFGSEWPLFIDICNRLTEKFLLADKGVKVIVSKTNRDPYKFI; encoded by the coding sequence ATGAAAGTATTTGAGATATCAAAAATAGTAGAAGAAATTGCGCCTAAGGCCTTAAAAGAAGATTTTGATAATGTAGGTCTTATGGTTGGAGATAATAATGCAGAGGTTTCTACTATATTAGTTGCTTTAGATTGTACCCTAAGTGTAATAGAAGAGGCAAAGGAAATTGGTGCACAAATGATACTAACCCATCATCCAATACTTTTTCTAAAGCCAAAGACAATTACAAAGGATACTTTATTAGGTAAAAAGCTTATAGAACTAATAAAAAATGATATAAATGTTTATAGCGCTCATACTAACTTAGATTCTGCTAAAGAGGGTATGAACGATACTATAGTGAAAATGTTAGGTTTTAATAGTGACAAAATCCTTGAAGTTTCTAATAACTCAAAGAATGGAGATGCTGGTATCGGTAGATTAGTGTCTTTAGATACTCCTATGGAACTATCAGAGTTAGTAGATACAATAAAAAAGAAACTATCAATTCAAAATCTAAGATTTAGTGGTGATTTAAATAAGAAAGTAAAGAAAATCGCTATAATAAATGGAAGCGGGCAAGATTTCTTTGCAATTTCTAAAAGATATGGAGCAGATTGCATCATAACTGGAGATACCACTTATCATTATGTAAGTGATTATACAGAAGAAGGTATTTCAATTTTAGATATAGGACATTTTGGCTCAGAATGGCCATTGTTTATAGATATATGTAATAGATTAACAGAAAAGTTCCTATTGGCTGATAAAGGTGTAAAAGTTATTGTTTCAAAAACCAATAGAGATCCGTATAAATTTATTTAA
- a CDS encoding tRNA (adenine(22)-N(1))-methyltransferase, whose amino-acid sequence MELSKRLQTIVNNIDKCDSIADIGTDHGYVPIYCVKNEICSKAIASDINKGPIEKAKFNVAMDGLEKSIECRLGPGLSTLKENEVEAVVIAGMGGNLTRDILLEDIDKIKKCSFIILQPAQNPEVLREFLYSSKFEVLDEDICFDEGKYYELFKVRFNESNKPLEIDDSIYFEVSPIILKKNNETFISFINSKISKYESILSFIKEDTIHAKQKRAELEVKISKLKEIL is encoded by the coding sequence ATGGAACTTAGTAAAAGATTGCAAACCATAGTTAATAATATTGATAAATGTGACAGCATAGCTGATATTGGTACAGATCATGGATATGTACCAATTTATTGCGTAAAAAATGAAATTTGCAGTAAAGCAATAGCATCTGATATAAATAAAGGCCCTATTGAGAAAGCAAAATTCAATGTTGCAATGGATGGACTGGAGAAGAGTATAGAGTGTAGACTTGGACCAGGACTTTCTACTTTAAAAGAAAATGAAGTAGAAGCAGTTGTTATAGCTGGTATGGGTGGTAATTTAACTAGAGATATATTATTAGAGGACATAGATAAGATTAAGAAGTGCTCATTTATTATACTACAGCCTGCTCAAAACCCTGAAGTGTTGAGAGAATTCTTATATAGCAGTAAATTTGAAGTTCTTGATGAAGATATCTGCTTTGATGAAGGAAAATACTATGAATTGTTTAAAGTTAGATTTAATGAAAGTAATAAACCGTTAGAAATTGATGATTCTATATACTTTGAGGTAAGTCCTATAATTTTGAAGAAGAATAATGAAACCTTTATAAGTTTTATAAATTCAAAGATATCTAAATATGAAAGTATATTGAGTTTTATAAAAGAAGATACTATTCATGCAAAACAAAAGAGAGCTGAGCTAGAAGTTAAAATTTCTAAACTTAAGGAGATATTGTAG
- a CDS encoding PH domain-containing protein, translating to MEIYKPRRGIAIYELMFFIIAVNIIIYFGVQFFNTYTEVSLVKIFSVAFSIYCLFYVLQTVTLRYKIHSSGVEINALWGIKKIFIPYEKIDGYNVQTGAIKGMNLSGVGRTMYNYGRSVIEDVGTSHMFVTSSKQVLYIHTDEISYGISPNDIDSFLAMFKEKGIDQKNFEIKYNKNRDLFKEKSFLFPFMLVALIIVYMTLNPFVLYLMNKLPDNMPLFFDATFRPVVEGTGKQFAFRQMTYGALNMIILFCMHYAAYFCAKYDKRSAYKYIYIALLISSVFLAIQIRILHLYL from the coding sequence TTGGAAATTTATAAACCCCGTAGAGGGATTGCCATATATGAGCTGATGTTTTTTATAATAGCTGTAAATATAATAATATATTTTGGAGTGCAGTTTTTTAATACATATACAGAAGTAAGTCTTGTTAAGATTTTTTCTGTTGCCTTCTCTATATATTGTTTATTTTATGTACTACAGACAGTTACTCTAAGATACAAAATACACTCAAGTGGTGTTGAGATAAATGCTCTTTGGGGGATAAAGAAGATTTTTATACCATATGAAAAAATAGATGGATATAACGTTCAAACAGGCGCTATAAAGGGTATGAATCTTTCTGGAGTTGGTAGAACTATGTACAACTACGGAAGATCAGTGATAGAGGATGTTGGAACAAGCCATATGTTTGTTACTTCTAGCAAACAGGTATTATATATTCATACTGATGAGATAAGTTATGGTATTTCACCAAATGATATAGATTCATTTTTAGCTATGTTCAAGGAAAAAGGTATCGATCAAAAAAACTTTGAAATTAAATACAATAAAAATAGAGACTTGTTTAAGGAAAAAAGCTTTCTTTTTCCATTTATGCTTGTAGCGCTTATAATTGTATATATGACACTTAATCCTTTTGTTCTTTATCTGATGAATAAACTTCCGGATAATATGCCTCTATTTTTTGATGCAACCTTTAGACCGGTAGTAGAGGGAACAGGGAAACAGTTTGCGTTTAGACAAATGACATATGGTGCTCTTAATATGATAATACTATTTTGTATGCATTATGCAGCATATTTTTGCGCTAAATATGACAAGAGATCTGCTTATAAATATATATATATAGCTTTACTTATTTCTTCAGTATTTTTAGCTATACAAATTAGAATACTACACTTATATCTATAG
- the rpoD gene encoding RNA polymerase sigma factor RpoD, translating into MAEGGINMETIEKANKAKPTKDKAVAAKVDTKDKNAKMGIVKKLIEKGKKSGTLTYKEIMDELDEIDLSPDQIEKIYEVLESMGIEVIGEIGESENIEEELDLSIPEGIAIDDPVRMYLKEIGKVPLLSSDEEIRLAERIEEGDQYAKKKLAEANLRLVVSIAKRYVGRGMLFLDLIQEGNLGLIKAVEKFDYRKGFKFSTYATWWIRQAITRAIADQARTIRIPVHMVETINKLIRVQRQLLQELGRDPLPEELSKHMDMPVDKVREILKIAQEPVSLETPIGEEEDSHLGDFIPDDEAPAPAEAAAFTMLKEQLINVLDTLTPREEKVLRLRFGLDDGRARTLEEVGKEFNVTRERIRQIEAKALRKLRHPSRSKKLKDYLD; encoded by the coding sequence ATGGCGGAAGGAGGTATTAACATGGAAACTATTGAAAAGGCAAATAAAGCTAAACCAACAAAGGATAAAGCAGTAGCCGCTAAAGTTGACACTAAAGACAAAAATGCTAAAATGGGGATTGTTAAGAAACTCATAGAAAAAGGTAAGAAGAGTGGTACTTTAACATATAAAGAAATTATGGATGAACTAGATGAAATAGATCTAAGTCCAGACCAAATCGAAAAAATCTATGAAGTTTTAGAATCCATGGGAATAGAAGTAATAGGTGAAATTGGTGAATCAGAGAATATCGAAGAAGAACTAGATCTTTCTATACCAGAAGGGATAGCAATAGATGACCCTGTTAGAATGTACCTTAAAGAGATAGGTAAAGTTCCTTTGTTATCATCTGATGAAGAAATCAGACTTGCTGAAAGAATCGAAGAGGGAGATCAGTATGCAAAGAAAAAGCTTGCTGAAGCTAACTTAAGATTGGTTGTAAGTATAGCAAAGAGATATGTTGGAAGAGGAATGCTTTTCCTAGATCTTATCCAAGAAGGAAATTTGGGATTAATAAAAGCTGTTGAAAAGTTTGATTATAGAAAAGGCTTTAAATTCTCAACTTATGCTACTTGGTGGATAAGACAGGCGATTACTAGAGCCATAGCGGATCAAGCTAGAACTATAAGAATACCAGTTCATATGGTAGAAACTATAAATAAGCTCATCAGAGTTCAAAGACAATTACTTCAAGAGCTTGGAAGAGATCCATTGCCAGAAGAATTATCAAAACACATGGATATGCCTGTTGATAAGGTAAGAGAAATATTAAAAATTGCTCAAGAGCCAGTTTCATTAGAAACACCTATAGGTGAAGAAGAAGATAGTCATTTAGGTGATTTTATACCAGATGATGAAGCTCCAGCACCAGCAGAAGCAGCAGCATTTACTATGTTAAAAGAACAACTTATCAATGTGCTTGATACATTAACTCCAAGAGAAGAAAAAGTATTAAGACTTAGATTTGGTTTAGATGACGGAAGAGCAAGAACTCTTGAAGAAGTAGGTAAAGAGTTTAATGTAACTAGAGAAAGAATAAGACAAATAGAAGCTAAGGCATTAAGAAAGCTTAGACATCCAAGCAGAAGCAAAAAGCTAAAGGATTATCTAGACTAA
- the dnaG gene encoding DNA primase, protein MKISEELLEKIKEQNDIVDVISESVRLKRAGRNYTGLCPFHSEKTPSFSVTQEKQIYKCFGCGEAGNVITFVMKTRNLSYFDAARFLAERANIPLESESPGKSKINWKKDLLHKINTEAARYFFSNLQNVKMPKEYFLRRGITENTIKKFGLGYSADSWNSLLNFLKRKGYNEDVIIESGLAVKSEKGRVYDRFRNRVMFPVFDYKGKVIGFGGRVLDDSKPKYLNSPETLVFQKGTNLYGLNFAIKKGIPERYFIMVEGYMDCISLHQYGITNVVASLGTALTTGQARLLKRYADRVIISYDADIAGQNATIRGLEILRSAGFDVRVLTVPQGKDPDEYIRSNGREAFLRLIDSAQPLIEYRLFRAREGINFNDNEEIIKYGERVTEIIADLNPVEKDVYVKKIAEETGLREQSLYDLLSKKMTKNNESSLNMNNKEEFGTKLYVEPAYIKSERSLLKIMSNKEFYQYIIGHISREDLILNSHKKIFSIITSLFEEGKEDIHPLIEFRCDDGESLKEWILIREIETMITESNMEKIINDYIKEIKKQSLENHKKEILHKLKQYEEKGLFRESIELVREAKEVDEKLKRLERG, encoded by the coding sequence TTGAAAATATCAGAAGAACTTTTAGAAAAGATAAAAGAACAAAATGATATTGTGGATGTAATCTCAGAATCAGTTAGACTTAAAAGAGCCGGAAGAAACTATACAGGACTCTGTCCTTTTCATAGTGAAAAGACTCCATCTTTTTCGGTTACACAAGAAAAACAGATATATAAATGTTTTGGTTGTGGAGAAGCTGGTAATGTTATTACCTTCGTAATGAAAACTAGAAATTTATCTTACTTTGATGCGGCTAGATTTTTAGCAGAAAGAGCTAATATACCGCTAGAAAGTGAAAGTCCAGGTAAGAGCAAGATAAATTGGAAGAAAGATTTACTTCATAAAATTAATACCGAAGCTGCAAGATACTTCTTTTCTAATCTTCAAAATGTCAAAATGCCAAAAGAGTATTTCCTACGAAGAGGTATTACTGAAAATACAATAAAAAAATTTGGATTAGGATACTCAGCGGATAGTTGGAATTCTTTGCTTAACTTCCTAAAAAGGAAGGGATATAACGAAGATGTAATAATTGAATCTGGGTTAGCTGTAAAAAGTGAAAAAGGAAGAGTCTACGATAGATTTCGAAATAGAGTAATGTTCCCAGTATTTGATTATAAAGGAAAGGTTATAGGGTTTGGTGGAAGAGTGCTTGATGATTCTAAGCCTAAGTATTTAAACTCTCCAGAGACCTTAGTGTTTCAAAAGGGTACTAATTTATATGGTCTAAACTTTGCTATAAAAAAGGGAATACCAGAAAGATATTTTATTATGGTAGAGGGATATATGGACTGTATTTCACTTCACCAGTATGGGATAACAAATGTAGTGGCATCGCTAGGAACTGCATTAACTACAGGTCAAGCAAGGCTTTTAAAAAGATATGCTGACAGAGTAATAATATCATATGATGCAGATATAGCAGGTCAAAATGCTACTATAAGAGGATTGGAAATACTGAGAAGTGCTGGGTTTGATGTTAGAGTTCTGACAGTTCCTCAAGGAAAAGATCCAGATGAATACATAAGAAGCAATGGAAGAGAGGCGTTTTTAAGATTAATTGATTCAGCACAGCCTCTAATAGAATATAGATTGTTTAGAGCTAGAGAAGGAATAAACTTTAATGATAATGAAGAGATTATAAAATATGGAGAAAGAGTTACAGAAATAATAGCTGACTTAAATCCTGTGGAAAAGGATGTGTATGTAAAAAAAATCGCTGAAGAAACAGGACTCCGTGAACAATCATTGTACGACTTATTATCAAAAAAAATGACAAAAAACAATGAATCTTCTCTTAACATGAATAATAAGGAAGAATTTGGAACAAAATTATATGTAGAGCCAGCTTATATTAAGTCCGAAAGAAGTTTGCTTAAAATTATGTCAAATAAGGAATTCTATCAATATATAATTGGGCATATATCTAGAGAGGACTTAATTTTAAATTCTCATAAAAAGATATTTTCAATAATAACATCTCTATTTGAAGAAGGTAAGGAAGATATACATCCCCTAATAGAATTCAGATGTGATGATGGTGAAAGTTTAAAAGAATGGATACTTATAAGAGAAATTGAGACGATGATTACAGAAAGTAATATGGAGAAAATCATCAATGATTATATAAAAGAAATCAAAAAGCAAAGTTTAGAAAATCACAAAAAGGAAATCTTACATAAGCTGAAACAATATGAAGAAAAAGGATTGTTTCGAGAATCCATTGAGCTAGTAAGAGAAGCTAAAGAAGTAGACGAGAAACTTAAAAGATTAGAAAGGGGTTAA
- a CDS encoding deoxyguanosinetriphosphate triphosphohydrolase: MTIREKIEGFESLTLIKEASFSSKTKGREKSEEQDHIRTCYMVDRDRILHCKSFRRLKHKTQVFIKTSSDHYRTRLTHTLEVSQIARTIAVGIGLNEYLVEAITLGHDLGHVAFAHMGEEVLNEFLKDGFRHNEQSVRVVKRLEKEGRGLNLCFEVIDGIEHHSGFTNGIAKAATLEGQVVRYSDKMAYVNHDIDDSIRAGLLREDEIPKDIINILGKTNSERINILVTDCIENTLNNIKKGDIKVSLSDEVGDAMTKLRSFMFKKVYLGDILKIERDKAKFVLRHVIEYFMKHPEEMPNIYQQISEQEGLERAVADYAAGMSDDYCLNMFNKIYVPKFVIY; the protein is encoded by the coding sequence ATGACTATAAGGGAAAAAATTGAAGGTTTTGAAAGTTTGACACTGATTAAAGAGGCTTCTTTTTCTAGCAAAACAAAAGGAAGAGAAAAAAGTGAAGAACAAGATCATATAAGAACCTGTTATATGGTTGATAGAGACAGGATACTTCATTGTAAATCTTTTAGAAGGCTTAAACATAAAACGCAGGTTTTTATAAAAACGTCTTCAGATCACTATAGAACTAGACTTACACATACCTTAGAGGTGTCTCAAATAGCTAGGACGATTGCTGTTGGCATAGGGTTAAATGAGTATTTAGTTGAAGCTATAACACTTGGTCATGATTTAGGTCATGTAGCCTTTGCACATATGGGTGAAGAAGTATTAAATGAATTCTTAAAGGATGGTTTTAGACATAACGAACAAAGTGTTCGAGTGGTAAAAAGACTTGAGAAAGAAGGAAGAGGTTTAAATTTGTGCTTTGAGGTTATAGATGGCATAGAACATCATAGTGGCTTTACCAATGGTATTGCTAAGGCAGCAACATTAGAAGGTCAAGTGGTGAGATATAGTGATAAGATGGCATATGTGAACCATGATATAGATGACTCTATAAGAGCAGGACTTCTTAGAGAGGATGAAATCCCTAAAGACATAATTAATATATTAGGTAAAACTAATTCTGAAAGAATTAATATATTGGTAACGGATTGTATTGAAAATACACTGAACAACATAAAAAAAGGGGATATAAAGGTTTCTTTAAGTGACGAGGTAGGAGATGCAATGACTAAGTTAAGAAGCTTTATGTTTAAAAAAGTGTATCTTGGGGATATATTAAAGATTGAAAGAGATAAAGCTAAGTTTGTCTTAAGACATGTAATTGAATATTTTATGAAACATCCTGAAGAGATGCCTAATATTTATCAACAGATTTCTGAACAAGAAGGTTTAGAAAGAGCTGTTGCTGATTATGCAGCTGGTATGAGTGATGATTATTGTCTTAATATGTTTAATAAAATATATGTACCTAAATTTGTGATTTATTAA
- a CDS encoding CotS family spore coat protein produces the protein MPKELHAAAASLLSESNVGKHVLPYYNLKEASIEQIKLKNTDKQRAVYKIDYNNKTYCLKKVYYTEPELLFVYSAMEWLYRNGINVPRFLPTVNKSRFVNYNDMLFVLTPWVDGEKCNYDDIDNIVETSKYLAKMHYSSKDFFPIPDSKIKKGYDDLYISINKHFQKLLICSNSAYLYKDKFSKMFLDSFDKNIDLAKFALETASTINKDNLTSSLCHGDYVNKNIIFDKNKEIWIIDFDKCSYDYIAHDISYYLRRLLKRDNTKWDVEIAINCIKNYNEINKLTVDDIKYILVYLSFPQKYWRISKDYYNNIKKCNKNSFCNLLEKTVKKTDYQLNFISELTDHLKKHYSLDI, from the coding sequence ATGCCAAAGGAATTGCATGCAGCTGCTGCCAGCTTATTATCTGAATCAAATGTAGGAAAGCACGTCTTACCTTACTACAATTTGAAAGAAGCCTCCATAGAGCAAATAAAGTTGAAGAATACAGACAAGCAAAGAGCTGTTTATAAAATTGATTATAACAACAAAACTTATTGTTTAAAAAAGGTTTATTATACAGAACCAGAGTTACTCTTTGTCTATTCTGCTATGGAATGGCTTTATAGAAATGGTATTAACGTCCCAAGATTTTTACCCACAGTAAATAAAAGTAGATTTGTAAATTATAATGATATGCTTTTCGTACTTACTCCATGGGTTGATGGAGAAAAATGTAATTATGACGACATAGACAATATAGTTGAAACTTCAAAATACTTAGCAAAAATGCATTATTCGTCAAAAGATTTTTTCCCAATACCAGATAGTAAAATAAAGAAAGGATATGATGACTTATACATATCCATCAATAAACATTTTCAAAAACTTTTAATATGTTCAAATTCCGCATACCTATATAAAGATAAGTTTTCTAAAATGTTCCTGGATAGCTTTGATAAAAACATAGATCTAGCAAAGTTCGCATTAGAAACTGCATCTACCATTAATAAAGATAACCTTACATCATCTCTATGTCACGGTGATTATGTAAATAAGAATATTATCTTTGATAAGAACAAAGAAATTTGGATCATTGACTTTGATAAGTGTTCATATGACTACATTGCACATGATATTTCTTATTATCTGAGACGATTACTGAAAAGAGACAATACAAAATGGGATGTAGAAATAGCAATTAATTGTATAAAAAACTATAACGAGATAAACAAACTGACTGTTGATGATATTAAATATATTTTAGTATACTTATCCTTCCCTCAAAAATATTGGAGGATTTCTAAAGACTATTATAATAACATAAAGAAATGTAATAAGAACTCTTTCTGCAATTTATTAGAAAAAACAGTTAAAAAAACTGATTACCAACTTAATTTTATATCTGAATTAACTGATCATTTAAAAAAGCATTATTCATTGGATATCTAA